The nucleotide sequence actttttggggggtgggttgggggggcggcaggggggTCCTTAGCGCAGGTCGTCGGGGCTGAAGACGCCGCGGGCGCGGCGCAGCACCGAGTCCTTGCCCGGGTCGTAGGGGTGCACCTTGGAGGGGATCTCCAGCACGGCGGGCAGGGGCCCGGGCGTGGGCCTCCACGGCGTGCCGGATCAGCTCCGCCAGGCACTGGCTGATCAGGATGATCCCGATGTCTCCTGGGGGGGCAcacggggggtggggggacgcTCGCACCACGGGGGGCCTGCCGGCACACACCGATAcgcagacaccccccccccaggggcccgggagccccccagcacccacccatccatagacccccccccagcacccactgaTCCATAGACCCCCCCCAGgggccccgggagccccccagcacccactgaTCCAtagaccccccccccagcacccactgaTCTGCAGACCCCCCCCAGgggccccgggagccccccagcacccacccatccatagacccccccccagcacccactgaTCCAtagacccccccccagcacccacccatccataga is from Pelecanus crispus isolate bPelCri1 unplaced genomic scaffold, bPelCri1.pri SCAFFOLD_340, whole genome shotgun sequence and encodes:
- the LOC142597005 gene encoding LOW QUALITY PROTEIN: V-type proton ATPase subunit F-like (The sequence of the model RefSeq protein was modified relative to this genomic sequence to represent the inferred CDS: deleted 1 base in 1 codon); translated protein: MSGRGKLIAVLGDEDTVTGFLLGGVGELDKHRRPNFLVVEKETSLAEIEEAFRPPVVRASPHPPCAPPGDIGIILISQCLAELIRHAVEAHARALPAVLEIPSKVHPYDPGKDSVLRRARGVFSPDDLR